A single Pseudodesulfovibrio aespoeensis Aspo-2 DNA region contains:
- a CDS encoding peroxiredoxin, with amino-acid sequence MHTRFADRILVAALASLALTLALHGPALGDPARGPAKPMDSVLRVAVGEMAPDFTLPDLAGTPVRLRDFRARKNVVLSFVPAAWTPVCSDQWPGYNLITDILEEHDAVLLGITVDNTPSQRAWVEAMGGLRFTVLSDFWPHGAVADTYGILRSSGEAERALFVIDKQGVLRFIEVHDINTRPDLGLLVREVEKLD; translated from the coding sequence ATGCACACTCGTTTCGCCGACCGGATTCTCGTGGCGGCCCTGGCCTCTCTGGCCCTGACCCTGGCGCTGCACGGCCCGGCCCTGGGCGACCCTGCGCGCGGCCCGGCCAAGCCCATGGACAGCGTGCTCCGGGTGGCCGTGGGCGAGATGGCCCCGGATTTCACCCTGCCAGACCTGGCGGGCACGCCCGTGCGCCTGCGCGATTTTCGCGCCAGGAAAAACGTGGTCCTCTCCTTCGTGCCCGCGGCCTGGACGCCGGTCTGCTCGGACCAATGGCCGGGCTACAATCTGATAACGGATATCCTTGAGGAACACGACGCCGTGCTCCTTGGCATCACCGTGGACAACACCCCGAGCCAGCGCGCCTGGGTCGAGGCCATGGGCGGGCTGAGGTTCACGGTCCTCTCGGATTTCTGGCCCCACGGCGCAGTGGCCGACACATACGGCATCCTGCGCTCCAGCGGCGAGGCCGAACGCGCCCTGTTCGTCATCGACAAGCAGGGCGTGCTTCGCTTCATCGAGGTCCACGACATCAACACCCGGCCCGACCTCGGTCTGCTGGTCCGGGAGGTGGAAAAACTCGACTGA
- a CDS encoding response regulator has protein sequence MRDKTVKETILVIDDERPTLKMFTLLLSALNYEVITAENGLEGLNLFKEHHPPLVLTDIKMPVMDGIEVLKEIKKINPMAEVVVITGHGDMDLAIQALNLDATDFINKPLRREALELALSRAGERLAIAKSEMEQIGLEERGDAVIIRVRGNITGNTVPHLAERLAEARRLGRRVILMDFDENSSINGAGITGLTTLLRQCRDADVRVILAGLSDNFRAVFESVGITRLAELFDSQADALDTPGSRSA, from the coding sequence ATGAGGGACAAAACCGTGAAAGAAACGATACTGGTCATAGACGACGAGCGGCCAACGCTCAAGATGTTCACCCTGCTGCTCTCGGCCCTGAATTACGAGGTCATCACCGCGGAAAACGGGCTGGAGGGGCTGAACCTGTTCAAGGAACATCATCCGCCGCTGGTGCTGACCGATATCAAGATGCCGGTCATGGACGGCATTGAGGTGCTCAAGGAAATCAAGAAGATCAACCCCATGGCCGAGGTGGTGGTCATCACCGGCCACGGCGACATGGACCTGGCCATCCAGGCCCTGAACCTCGACGCCACGGACTTCATCAACAAGCCGCTGCGGCGTGAGGCGCTGGAGCTGGCCCTGTCGCGTGCCGGGGAGCGGCTGGCCATTGCCAAGAGCGAGATGGAGCAGATCGGTCTGGAGGAGCGGGGCGACGCGGTCATCATCCGCGTACGTGGCAACATCACGGGCAACACCGTGCCCCATCTGGCCGAGAGGCTGGCCGAGGCCAGACGGCTCGGCAGGAGGGTCATCCTCATGGACTTTGACGAGAATTCGTCCATCAACGGCGCGGGCATCACCGGGCTGACCACCCTGCTCAGGCAGTGCCGCGACGCGGACGTGCGCGTGATCCTGGCCGGGCTCTCGGACAACTTCCGGGCGGTCTTCGAGTCCGTGGGCATCACCCGGCTGGCCGAATTGTTCGACTCCCAGGCGGACGCGCTGGACACGCCGGGCAGCCGTAGCGCCTAG